From the genome of Prunus persica cultivar Lovell chromosome G8, Prunus_persica_NCBIv2, whole genome shotgun sequence:
aaacccgCACGACAAAAGATGATCCGAACCCAACacgacacgtttattaaatgAGTTGTGTTTGAGTTGAGCATTCTTGACATGTTTATTATCCTGACACGACACGAACTCAACACGACACGACCCATTGCCAGCCCTAACTACAATCAAATACATTATCAAGTTGAGAAACAGCAATGGAGCTGCCACGTTCCTCCCCACTGTCTCAGCCATATCTCTCCTTATAGATCTCACAAATAAAAGcaacaaattaaaaccaaGCTTTGTCTCTCTTGTTGGGGATAATATTTCAGGAATATTTTttgcttcctttttttaaattttgtgtaATTACTTACCCTTTGTATAATCCTATTGAAAACCATTTTACGGTTTACCACTTTGTACATCTATATACACCTTGTAGGAGAAGAATATACCTTGAcgtgtccttttttttttatatttccgCTGCTATTTGCTGGTACGGGTTCAAATTTGTTGGAACCCTCTATTCTTTTATCTACTTCTGACCCACTGCCAAGTAATGGTACAAATACATGGATAATTGATAATTAAGCTAGTGATCATATGACTTTTGACTCTCGCTTTTTTGTTCACTTATCTTCTAAGCCCCGCCACTTGGGAGTTTAGACCAAAGTTGTGGGATTGTGGATCCGAGGCAGGGACGAAGGACACCTGAGTctagattttatttattaaagatAGAGGAGAAATTTATGAGAGGAATGAGGGAGGAGGGAAAaactattaaaataaaaacttgagAAGAAAAACTACTTAGAATGGCATTTGAAGTCCCTCAAACATCTCTCCCCcttcctcctttttttctccatCCTTTTTCTCATGCATTTCCTCTCTGAATTAATTTCCTCCAACTTTTTCACCATGACCCGACCATTTGACGAAAAAGCGCATGACTAAATGAACGctaccaaaagaaaagttaaaaacatTGATAGAACGTAAAAACAATGAACCACAATGAGCAAAAAGTAGCAAGGATTTGAACTACTGTACCACAATGGTCAAGTCCTTCCAGTAACAGGGTTAAAGTAATCTGACAATTGActttaataaaaaatggaaTGACAAGGATTAAGAACAATCCAATGAACGCTACGATTCCACACCCACACTGCTATCTTAAAGATTTTCCATGGGTGTGAACTGGGCAGTTTGGGGTTTAACGACCCAATATCCAATAAAAACGGAAGCACATAATGAGATTACTGATAACAAAAGGGCAAAAACACTAGCAGCACTGACTGAGCTACGTGGTCTTGCCATGGTAAACACAGAACTTCCCAAAGAGATGTCTAAGGGGACCCAATCACAGCTAACAGAATAGTGTCCAGAGCCGTGCCACGGTTTTCCATCAACTGGATACCAAAATGCAACTGACATTTTACTTGATCCTCCAATTGTGAATTGCACATCCTGCAGAAACAAGTAACAAACTCATTTTAAACTCATTACAATGgtgatattttaattgaaatctaTGTATAACAGACACTTATTACAATGTCAATTTTACTTGGAATCTATagtatctatatataaaagagaCCTAGTACACTGTCAATATTTTCCTTGGAATCTAAATAAATAGACCAATAATCACATCATATCAACTGTTGTAATATGTATGGTTTATTTCAAGTTACAAAAGATGGGTGAAAATAAATTCCAACACAACAGTATAGCACAAACCAGTAATCATTCCAAAAAGACTTTTCATACAGTAAGTTTGGTTGACACCATGTACATATTCTAAAAGATAGACGTGTTAAACTGCCAAGAAGTTTGTAAGTAAAAACAGCAAaggaccaaaataaaaacagaacgGATCATCAGATAATTGCAGCAATCTTGTCTAAGGGATAGATATGCATTTTCAATTAGCAACAAGGGTATTTAGTGTTTGTCCATAATCCTCTTCGTtcaacacgaaacaacaagaATGATCAACTCTTCAAGCAACTTACACAACATGTACTACAAGATGTACCAGCAATTAGAGGGGAAAGGCTTTTTGAAAAGAACTCAAATCCAGGTAGCTAGAAATTTAAAAGTGCCAGGTGAACCTGTTGGAGACGATCCATAGTTCTCAAAGGCCTAgagaattcaaaataaaatgttcCCTTTTGGCCATCTGATGCATAAGGACTGTCTTCTTCCACGAAACCTGTCATAGtcaacaattttaaaataataaaaaattaacaatgcaaaaaagaaatatatttgtttctGGGGGAAGGATGGTTCAGTAGATAATGCATGGCCGTGTCACATACACGGATGCAAAATTATATTCAAATGACTAACCATATAACAAAGATTGATAATTACCTGAGTGAACGTTGAAGCTACTGTGCCACCAAGCACCCTTCCAATCATTTTGTCCACTAGAATCATTTGCTGACAATGGACAGAGATAAACtaaataatttgatcactGGAACTCATTTAAAAGCAAATACAAAAACTAAGAGAAAAGGAGTTTTCCGCAGGTGGGGGAATTCCGCCAGTGGTTGAATTAAAGCAGTACTTTTTGCAGACAGTACTTTTCCTAATGGGGATATGAGGGGGAAAATTGTTGACAAACTAATGGAAATCAAATAGTAATCTCCAGAAGATAATAGTTAAAAGTTGTTAGCTGGACCAGGGATATTCAACATAATGAACGAGATCACTTTTTAATATAACCCATCTTGAGGATTGTGACGTTGGAGAACCACTTCATAGATTTAATGCTGCTTTTGTGACTTCCTAACTCTAGCAGTCACTTCCTTAGTCCTTTCTTCTATCATATGGGCATGGTTCAAGCCCCATTAAGAAAAATTGATTAAAGTAGCAATAGGATAAATTACTCTCAGAAATACCTGAAGAACCAATTCCATCTAGGTATCTACAATGCGGATTCCAAGCATAAAGATCAACTAAAATACCAAACCTGTTCAAACAAAGATGACAAATATATACAATAAAATGGAGTCTATAAAAGATAAATCAGAATCAAATTACCCAACAAGTGGATCATTGCTATAAGGTGAAGAAATGAATTGTACTACAGCACCTGTCGCCTCCATTTCCAACCCTGTTGTCTACAGGGTTGCCACCATAGAGCCGTCCAGGAATAGCATTCCCAATTGAGAAGTGCAATATATCAACTTCATGGCCCTTGCACGTCTTGTTTGTGCAAGCCTCAACTCCTTCCTTACAGCCACCCATCTAGCAACACAAAAATCCTTTTGGTTTGAACTCAACCGTACATGAAGGAAGaccaaaacaaagcaaagaacGTTGCACAAGtttattgaaaaatgaaaaacacatCCATAGTCCAATATGCCAATAGAGTAACTTACACTATGATAAGTTGCATCTTCACCAATTTGAAACATGAGGGCAACAGATGGGCATTTATTGTTGTCACTAAGCCAGgagaggaaaaaaacaaatcaacaaactcttttttgttaagaaaaaaaggCATGAAATTCAGTGGTAATGGAATCCAACAAAGCATGCACTTCAAGCACATAATCAACCAACACATCAAAGTAGAAAAAAGACCAGACAATGACTAACAAAATCTTTAAAGATATGGCAAACACATAAATTCCATGtcctccaacaaaaaaaataacattcaTTGTACTAAAAAGAGAGTCGAAGAACATCTTAAATGACAATGAAAATTTGGAGTGAACCGCAATTCTTGCCACTAATGCTGAACAttgaaaccaaatcaaacaaacaagaaattagttcAGAGTCAACCACAAAGATACGAAAATATTCATTCCTTCCACAAAAAAACATACCCCTTAGAGTAAGCGTAGTCCCCATCAACTTGAACCATAAAGAAGACATCACGGCCATCATGCAAAGCCTACCGtcaaaatataacaaaaagaaaatcaaattcatatttaaaaccaaccaaatcatGTTCAAACAGTAAATCAAGAATACCTTAACTGTCATTTTTCCACCTCTGTACTCGTTTTCAGCATCTGGGTCAAGAGCAGGGCGGAGAGAGAACTCGAACCCATCCATGTCCTTCCAGTCGTCGGCATGACCATCGAGCGTAATAAGGCCGGGCCCGAACTCGGCCTGGACCCGGATCTCAGAGTCCGACTCACAGCTCCATTCACCCGACTCTTCGTGCGAATTGGCCTGTCGTATCAGCAGCACACAAAATACCAATAGCACTAGCACTACTCGAAGCATTCTGTAGAGGATAACGAACTTGTAGGGCTTGAATTTGATGAGTACACAGTGCAACGCCCTATGTTCCGCATACCGTGAAATATAATTGGTACTGGGGATTTGACTTCGCGCTGTGCGTTATCCAAAActtgagattttgaaaaaattcagaatttttaaattgataTGAACTAATTTCtggataaaaaaatataaaaatttagaaattccaTATGGGAAAAAGCATGGAACTTGGAGATCATAAATCTCaactttaaattctatctaaAGTTCGTCATTTCTAAAATCTCAAGAgagattgagtttttaaaaagaataacTTTATAAACAAAGGTTAAATTCCGTGTTTTAAATCCGTTatccaaacaaaaaactttacaaattctagaacattaatttccgtcATTTTTAAATTCCTTTATTTAAGAAATCTtttgtacttttaaatttcctcgtcCAAACACACTGTTGATGCTGCTTTTCTCATGTACGActtatattttgaaatgaaaattgttTTCCGTTTTTTATCGCCAAAGAATTACCATTTAAACTTGAACTCTAGAGGCAATGGCGGACCTGCAGGCGCAAGGAGATGCACCTACACCTCCGATTGCCGGAAACGTCCATTAGAGCAGCTAGAGTTGCACTTCTGCTTTAGAGCAGCTGGAGTTGCACCTCTGCTTCAGACCAGAGTGTAATAAccgaaaacaaaatatctaaaaagaaataaaatatctaaaaagtagGATTAATATCTTCTAgcaaaaagacaattttgccctcgcattatttaatagggaaaacgttgactttttgatcggaAAAGAATTTGGCAATTCCGCTTACGccattgcgtagagcacggcgaaacgactccgtagacacggagtagacccgaatcggacttgtaacgaagaaaatacgatcaaaataccgcgaagggcaaaatggtaatttggtcaaaatttcagatttttatcccttcctcccttctctctcctcatttctctctcttgtctctctctcctcccgatcAGCCGCGCCAGCCGACCTTCCTCCCTTCTCATCATCGCCACGGCCACCACGCTTGGAGCCGATCTCCGCCGTTGGTACCAAACGAACCACCACTCGACCGCCGTCATTTTCTGACCCTTCGCCGGAGTTTCCGTGGCCGGAGATCGCCGGAAAACTCCATTTTTGCCGGATTTCGTGTTCAAACTTCCAGCTCgattttctccttcaattctccaccaaatcgatcgagtaaggtatggtttctcagatATTTTTcgtgttctagctgatggaTGTATGGGTTTCGATCGAGTTTAGCTCTAAATCGATTAATTTTCGACTTGAAATCtggccgaaacttcggccgccgtgatctaCTGTTTCTGGTCACTTATtggggtatgtccaagaacaaaagtgactccaaatgcggtgttttacctaggataggagtttggagtcctgGTTCCGAGATTTTTCGACCACCCGAAATcgcttaagacacccaaatctGCCCGCGCGTGCTGGGGCGCGTGGGAGAGGGTGGTGAAGTAATTCTGTACAGTTTTGTGACCCTCGtgtcgtcacgagcgcgtaggatttcacggatcttgattcggagtccgtttgagccccaAACGGATTTTTCATATCGCACAATCCTTGGGTGCAGTGTCGTCAAATCGTTGGATCAcactgaattttggatatgtcggtctacatgatttcaggatcgtgtaggattcgacggattgcgaatcggagtcccggatactccgaaatcgcgaaccctggggctagggtttggattttaagcgaTACCGCGATTTCGGCTAATCCGACTgtccgtttcggaccaaacttgcgGAACATGGTTCCTTCTCTATCAGGAACCTTCAGAGAAGCCCAGATTGGCCATTGGAGACCATGGACCCACTGGGTCCCGGATTGGCCGGTCTGGTGGTTTATCGCTTAGTCAAGCGTTGAGTCTTCCAAAACTGATCTAAGAGTCTGAAAGGCTAATGTGGGCATAGGAGTAACTTGAAACGAGTGCACgtatttctaggagccgggggcagggtgtttaatttaaattctttttattcagcagtttattgatttattattcATGGATAATCAGGCCCCAGAGATCCAGtcgacccgcaggagggaccttcgaaGGGTCCAATTAGCTCGGACCATCAGTGACtggactttctttcataaacGATTTTATATGCAGgagttatataaatgatttatataaatgagattacttaaatgattttataatgattttatacaaataagCTTTTATAAGTCAGTTTATATGggttaatttcattatttgatcttgaagaa
Proteins encoded in this window:
- the LOC18766969 gene encoding uncharacterized protein LOC18766969 encodes the protein MLRVVLVLLVFCVLLIRQANSHEESGEWSCESDSEIRVQAEFGPGLITLDGHADDWKDMDGFEFSLRPALDPDAENEYRGGKMTVKALHDGRDVFFMVQVDGDYAYSKGDNNKCPSVALMFQIGEDATYHSMGGCKEGVEACTNKTCKGHEVDILHFSIGNAIPGRLYGGNPVDNRVGNGGDRFGILVDLYAWNPHCRYLDGIGSSANDSSGQNDWKGAWWHSSFNVHSGFVEEDSPYASDGQKGTFYFEFSRPLRTMDRLQQDVQFTIGGSSKMSVAFWYPVDGKPWHGSGHYSVSCDWVPLDISLGSSVFTMARPRSSVSAASVFALLLSVISLCASVFIGYWVVKPQTAQFTPMENL